One region of Candidatus Bathyarchaeota archaeon genomic DNA includes:
- a CDS encoding NADH-quinone oxidoreductase subunit H translates to MLDIWLIFRILIFPGFSFILFLTLFCDWMERKLEARIQNRVGPMVAGPAGILQPLADFIKLLTKEDIEPRGTKRFLFKFAPLTAFAIMVFAMCFIPIDGASVLSTSGFTGDLIIILVFSTIANFLLFLSGWASNNPYGSIGSARVLTQFLGYDIPLFLLALSPAFIAGTLSIAGIIASQNIWYIVLVPWAFVLFVITIQAELEKDPFDVPHSESELVGGLETEYTGAKLAFLHLTRDVQVVFGSALVVTLFLGGFNGPVFFGPPQFWYTLWFVLKLLAVVAISEYITTVFARLRIDQVLTANWKIFLPAAILCLMLTVVLVTWVYPLVV, encoded by the coding sequence ATGCTTGACATCTGGCTGATCTTCCGTATTCTAATCTTCCCAGGCTTCAGTTTCATCCTATTCCTAACGCTCTTCTGCGATTGGATGGAACGAAAACTCGAAGCCCGCATCCAAAACCGCGTTGGTCCCATGGTTGCAGGCCCCGCAGGCATATTGCAGCCCCTCGCTGACTTTATCAAATTATTAACCAAAGAAGACATTGAACCCCGAGGCACGAAACGTTTCCTCTTCAAATTTGCGCCCCTTACCGCCTTTGCAATTATGGTTTTTGCCATGTGCTTCATACCCATTGACGGCGCAAGTGTTCTATCTACAAGCGGCTTCACCGGCGACTTGATTATTATCTTGGTGTTCTCAACCATCGCGAACTTTTTGTTGTTCCTCTCAGGCTGGGCATCTAACAACCCTTACGGTTCAATCGGGTCAGCCAGAGTCTTAACCCAATTCTTAGGCTACGATATTCCCCTATTCCTCTTGGCATTATCCCCTGCATTTATCGCAGGAACCTTAAGCATCGCAGGCATAATTGCAAGCCAAAACATCTGGTACATCGTTTTAGTGCCCTGGGCATTCGTATTATTCGTAATCACAATTCAGGCAGAACTTGAAAAAGACCCCTTCGATGTCCCCCACTCAGAATCTGAACTCGTTGGCGGCTTAGAAACCGAATACACAGGCGCAAAACTCGCTTTCCTCCACTTAACCCGAGACGTCCAAGTCGTTTTTGGCTCAGCGTTAGTGGTCACGTTATTCCTTGGCGGCTTTAACGGACCAGTATTCTTTGGGCCTCCACAATTCTGGTACACACTTTGGTTCGTCCTCAAACTCTTAGCTGTCGTCGCCATATCAGAATACATTACTACAGTCTTTGCCCGCTTACGCATAGACCAAGTTTTAACGGCTAACTGGAAAATATTCCTGCCCGCAGCAATCCTGTGCTTAATGTTAACAGTAGTATTAGTGACATGGGTCTATCCACTGGTGGTGTAA
- a CDS encoding 4Fe-4S binding protein translates to MADKEKKSRISPIFRRAASHLFTKPATTKYPFVKPTLPDDARGKVIYEIKDCNIIDFGPRRDFTLDVKAIVGSNCHVCQRDCPTNAIEIVEVEGKKRVQIDLNKCIFCHQCVESCPRKAITSSELYELATTDKGSLIMKPSLKAKEDTQ, encoded by the coding sequence ATGGCTGACAAAGAAAAGAAATCTCGCATATCTCCAATATTTAGGCGTGCAGCGTCGCACCTCTTTACTAAACCTGCAACAACCAAGTATCCCTTCGTAAAACCCACATTACCCGATGACGCACGAGGCAAAGTAATCTACGAAATCAAAGACTGCAACATCATCGACTTTGGACCCCGCCGCGACTTCACTTTAGACGTGAAAGCCATAGTGGGATCTAACTGTCACGTCTGCCAACGCGACTGCCCAACCAACGCAATCGAAATCGTCGAAGTAGAAGGCAAAAAACGCGTCCAAATCGACCTCAACAAATGCATCTTCTGCCACCAATGCGTAGAAAGCTGCCCCCGAAAAGCCATCACCAGCTCCGAACTATACGAGTTAGCCACAACCGATAAAGGCTCACTAATAATGAAGCCCAGCCTAAAAGCCAAGGAGGACACACAGTAA
- a CDS encoding NADH-quinone oxidoreductase subunit J has translation MIPFILEILSVGLIVSAVLALFLDEVVYSVAALSGTFLFTSLIYALSGNIYAAIFQFAVSIGTLAILFLSGEMLGDKPARKASPQRTAGLLGAGVLLSLPALFLSVSGETTITNEASFGDALWNLRGLDTILQAVVILTVALGIAIVLYERRKK, from the coding sequence TTGATTCCATTTATTCTTGAGATTCTTTCAGTAGGTTTGATCGTTTCAGCCGTTTTAGCGCTGTTCCTTGACGAAGTCGTTTATTCCGTTGCAGCCTTAAGCGGCACCTTCCTGTTTACATCGCTAATTTACGCCTTAAGCGGCAACATATACGCCGCCATCTTCCAATTTGCCGTCAGCATCGGCACCTTAGCCATATTGTTCCTCTCCGGCGAAATGTTAGGTGACAAACCCGCCCGCAAAGCATCTCCCCAACGTACCGCGGGATTATTGGGCGCAGGTGTGCTTTTGTCTTTACCTGCACTTTTCCTCTCAGTCTCTGGCGAGACAACCATCACCAATGAAGCCTCTTTTGGAGATGCCCTCTGGAATCTTCGAGGCTTAGATACAATTTTGCAGGCAGTTGTTATTTTGACGGTGGCGTTAGGAATCGCCATTGTCCTTTATGAGCGGAGGAAGAAGTAA
- a CDS encoding NADH-quinone oxidoreductase subunit K, with protein sequence MDFVILSLVMLAIGIYGLLTNRQLLKVFISVELIATAATLNFVMLAMGQGLGQAFLVLAFATDTAVSGVILALLVIVSKKYGTSDIGKIVQLMQNKEEDSEVEA encoded by the coding sequence ATGGACTTCGTTATCCTCTCGCTGGTTATGTTGGCTATCGGTATCTATGGGTTACTGACTAACCGCCAACTCCTCAAAGTTTTCATATCAGTCGAGTTAATCGCCACGGCGGCAACCCTAAACTTCGTGATGCTTGCCATGGGTCAAGGTTTAGGTCAAGCATTCCTAGTTTTAGCCTTTGCAACAGACACCGCAGTCAGCGGCGTAATCTTAGCGTTGCTCGTCATTGTATCCAAAAAGTATGGTACAAGCGATATCGGAAAAATCGTACAGTTGATGCAGAACAAAGAAGAAGATAGCGAGGTTGAAGCATAA